A region of Kribbella sp. NBC_01245 DNA encodes the following proteins:
- the ligD gene encoding non-homologous end-joining DNA ligase produces MATSKGKTPAVELEIGDRTVRISNPDRVYFPARGETKLDLVNYYLSVGDGIVRALRERPCMLHRFPEGVSGEKVHQKRLPQGAPPWMETVRVHFPRYNRTADELCVTEVAHVAWAVQMSTVEFHPWNSRKADTEKPDEWRIDLDPMPDCPFDRVRRVARVAKEVLDDLGATGYPKTSGGSGLHVYVRIKPEHGFSDVRRAALAFAREVERRAPDDVTTTWWRKDRDPAKLFVDYNQNARDHTIASAYSVRGNPEATVSTPIRWDEVDDVDPKAFTIETVPARFAELGDLHATIDDSAYSLDTLLEWADRDEKEGAEVPPEE; encoded by the coding sequence ATGGCGACGTCCAAGGGCAAGACCCCGGCGGTGGAGCTGGAGATCGGCGACCGGACCGTGCGGATCTCGAACCCGGACCGGGTCTACTTCCCGGCCCGGGGCGAGACCAAGCTCGACCTGGTCAACTACTACCTGTCCGTGGGCGACGGCATCGTCCGTGCGCTGCGCGAGCGCCCGTGCATGCTGCACCGATTCCCCGAGGGCGTCAGCGGGGAGAAGGTGCACCAGAAACGCCTGCCCCAGGGCGCACCACCGTGGATGGAGACGGTCCGCGTCCACTTCCCGCGGTACAACCGGACCGCCGACGAGCTCTGCGTGACCGAGGTGGCGCACGTCGCCTGGGCGGTGCAGATGTCGACCGTCGAGTTCCACCCGTGGAACTCGCGCAAGGCCGATACCGAGAAGCCCGACGAGTGGCGGATCGACCTGGACCCGATGCCCGACTGCCCATTCGACCGGGTCCGGCGCGTCGCCCGCGTCGCCAAGGAGGTGCTCGACGACCTCGGCGCCACCGGCTATCCGAAGACCTCGGGCGGTTCCGGCCTGCACGTCTACGTCCGGATCAAACCCGAGCACGGCTTCTCCGACGTACGACGCGCCGCCCTGGCCTTCGCGCGCGAGGTCGAGCGGCGCGCGCCCGATGACGTCACGACGACGTGGTGGCGCAAGGACCGGGACCCGGCCAAGCTCTTCGTCGACTACAACCAGAACGCCCGGGACCACACGATCGCGAGCGCCTACTCGGTTCGCGGCAATCCCGAGGCGACGGTCTCGACGCCGATCCGGTGGGACGAGGTCGACGACGTGGACCCGAAGGCCTTCACCATCGAGACGGTCCCGGCCCGGTTCGCGGAGCTCGGCGACCTGCACGCCACCATCGACGACTCGGCGTACTCCCTCGACACCCTGCTCGAATGGGCCGACCGCGACGAAAAGGAAGGCGCCGAGGTCCCACCCGAGGAGTAG
- a CDS encoding ABC transporter permease, whose product MSTALALDTTRGDRARALFARNPVLGPTAALVVAIVFFSFATSTFASVDNFSIIIQQSVVVGTLALGQTLVILTGGIDLANAAIAVFGTVLMTRLVTGDLPGPVGLFAGLIGCAVVATLSGLLVSRIKLPPFIVTLGMLAVMTAVTSLYSQGTTWPVPDGLLTWLGTSLYLFGRVQFTMGMVLAAMLFVLLWFVLAKTAWGRHVYAVGNEPEAARLTGIHIDRTLISVYAVAGVVYAFAAWMALGRTPTADPNAYQTGNLDSITAVVIGGTSLFGGRGGVVGTVVGALIVAVLRSGLTQMGIDSNYQNLATGVLVIAAVAFDQATRRRSA is encoded by the coding sequence ATGTCGACAGCTTTGGCTCTGGATACGACGCGAGGAGATCGGGCCCGGGCGCTGTTCGCCCGGAACCCGGTCCTCGGGCCGACCGCGGCACTGGTGGTCGCGATCGTGTTCTTCTCGTTCGCGACCAGCACGTTCGCGAGTGTCGACAACTTCTCGATCATCATTCAGCAGTCGGTCGTCGTCGGCACGCTGGCACTCGGTCAGACCCTGGTGATCCTGACGGGCGGTATCGACCTGGCCAACGCGGCCATCGCCGTCTTCGGCACCGTGCTGATGACCAGGCTGGTGACCGGCGATCTGCCCGGGCCGGTCGGCCTGTTCGCGGGCCTGATCGGCTGTGCGGTGGTGGCGACGCTGTCCGGTCTGCTGGTCAGCCGGATCAAGTTGCCGCCGTTCATCGTCACGCTTGGCATGCTCGCGGTGATGACGGCCGTGACCAGCCTGTACAGCCAGGGCACCACGTGGCCTGTGCCGGACGGACTGCTCACTTGGCTCGGCACCTCGCTCTACCTGTTCGGCCGGGTCCAGTTCACGATGGGCATGGTGCTCGCGGCCATGCTGTTCGTGCTGCTCTGGTTCGTGCTCGCTAAGACCGCGTGGGGCCGTCATGTGTACGCCGTCGGTAACGAGCCCGAGGCCGCGCGGCTGACGGGTATCCACATCGACCGCACCCTGATCAGCGTGTACGCCGTGGCCGGCGTCGTCTACGCGTTCGCGGCCTGGATGGCCCTCGGACGTACGCCGACCGCCGATCCGAACGCGTACCAGACGGGCAATCTCGACAGCATCACCGCCGTGGTCATCGGTGGCACCAGCCTGTTCGGTGGGCGCGGTGGTGTGGTCGGCACGGTCGTCGGCGCGCTGATCGTGGCAGTGCTGCGCAGCGGGTTGACGCAGATGGGTATCGATTCGAACTACCAGAACCTCGCTACCGGCGTACTGGTGATCGCGGCCGTTGCCTTCGACCAGGCGACGCGAAGGAGGAGCGCATGA
- a CDS encoding ABC transporter permease: protein MSTINHDRPINAVTDSLTMIGRSIRLNRRNADTMVMSVVLPLLMMALFVYVFGGAIDTGTAYINYVVPGIILLCVGYGAASTAMAVADDMNKGMIDRLRSLPIRSFAVLTGHVTASVVRNAISTTIVIGAAIAMGFRPSASLLDWILTAGLLLLYVLALSWLAAGLGVIARSVESASVLSFAMLFLPYLSSAFVPTNTMPSFLRGISENQPITPVIETVRSLLTDARGTRGWTALTWCVALLLASFLLATTLYRHRTRN from the coding sequence ATGAGCACGATCAACCACGACCGCCCGATCAACGCCGTCACCGACAGCCTGACGATGATCGGCCGCAGCATCCGGCTGAACCGGCGCAACGCCGACACGATGGTGATGTCAGTGGTGCTGCCGCTGCTCATGATGGCCCTTTTCGTGTACGTCTTCGGCGGCGCGATCGACACCGGTACGGCGTACATCAACTACGTGGTGCCCGGCATCATCCTGCTCTGCGTCGGGTACGGCGCGGCGTCGACCGCGATGGCCGTCGCGGACGACATGAACAAGGGCATGATCGACCGGCTTCGGTCCCTGCCGATCCGCTCGTTCGCCGTACTGACCGGCCATGTCACCGCGAGCGTGGTCCGCAATGCCATCTCCACCACGATCGTGATCGGTGCCGCGATCGCGATGGGTTTCCGGCCGAGCGCGAGTCTGCTCGACTGGATCCTGACGGCGGGCCTGCTGTTGTTGTACGTGCTCGCGCTGTCCTGGCTCGCGGCCGGCCTCGGCGTGATCGCGCGATCGGTCGAATCAGCCAGCGTGCTCAGCTTCGCGATGCTCTTCCTGCCGTATCTGAGCAGCGCGTTCGTCCCGACCAACACGATGCCGTCCTTCCTGCGCGGCATCAGCGAGAACCAGCCGATCACGCCGGTCATCGAGACCGTCCGGTCGCTGCTGACCGACGCCCGCGGCACTCGCGGCTGGACCGCCCTGACCTGGTGCGTCGCCCTCCTACTCGCCTCCTTCCTACTGGCCACCACCCTCTACCGCCACCGCACCCGCAACTAG
- a CDS encoding cytochrome P450 family protein — MPTSQNQAQAQPKLPYRTTGTDGKPAWLITRYDEVRQALADPRLSLDKSNALPGMYSGLSLPPALDVNLLNMDPPDHTRIRKLVTKAFTAGRVEQLREPIHQIANDLLDDLVTKDHADLVGEFAAPLPIMVICDLLGIPAEDRTDFRAWTDALVAPDPAKPQQAKEAIGAMMRFYPALIARKRAEPGDDLLTAMIAARDEDDRLSEDELTSLAFLILFAGYENVVHLIGNAILGLLDNPEQLKALQAERSLLPAAIEEFARYDGPAPLAVRRFPLSDVEIGGVTIPQGETVLLSLGGANHDPSRFAEPERLDLRRNATGHLALGHGIHYCVGAPLARLETEMALAAVLDRLPALALAVPRDEIRWRPSMRTRGLLALPVTYGKSGKTERPGP; from the coding sequence ATGCCGACTTCCCAGAATCAGGCTCAAGCTCAGCCAAAACTGCCGTACCGAACAACCGGCACCGACGGGAAGCCCGCCTGGCTGATCACCCGGTACGACGAAGTCCGGCAGGCCCTCGCAGACCCGCGTCTGTCGCTCGACAAGAGCAACGCGCTCCCAGGCATGTACAGCGGGCTATCCCTGCCACCGGCACTAGACGTGAACCTGCTCAACATGGATCCGCCCGACCACACACGGATCCGCAAACTCGTCACTAAAGCCTTCACCGCCGGCCGAGTCGAGCAGCTCCGCGAGCCGATCCACCAGATCGCCAACGACCTATTGGACGACCTAGTCACCAAGGACCACGCAGACCTGGTCGGCGAGTTCGCGGCGCCACTGCCGATCATGGTCATCTGCGACCTGCTCGGGATTCCCGCCGAGGATCGGACCGACTTCCGCGCCTGGACCGACGCGCTGGTGGCACCGGATCCCGCGAAGCCTCAGCAGGCCAAAGAGGCGATCGGCGCGATGATGCGCTTCTACCCGGCCCTGATCGCGCGCAAGCGAGCCGAGCCCGGCGACGACCTGCTGACCGCGATGATCGCCGCCCGCGACGAAGACGATCGGCTGAGCGAAGACGAGCTGACCTCGCTCGCGTTCCTCATCCTGTTCGCCGGTTACGAGAACGTCGTACACCTCATCGGCAACGCGATCCTGGGCTTGCTGGACAACCCGGAGCAGCTGAAGGCGTTGCAGGCCGAGAGGTCGCTGCTACCGGCGGCGATCGAGGAGTTCGCGCGGTACGACGGGCCGGCGCCGCTGGCCGTCCGCCGCTTTCCGCTGAGCGATGTCGAGATCGGTGGCGTGACGATTCCGCAGGGCGAGACCGTGCTGCTCTCGCTCGGCGGGGCGAATCACGACCCGAGCCGATTCGCCGAACCCGAACGCCTCGATCTGCGACGCAACGCGACCGGCCACCTAGCGCTCGGTCACGGCATCCACTACTGCGTTGGTGCACCCCTCGCGCGGCTCGAGACCGAGATGGCACTCGCTGCAGTGCTCGACCGACTGCCCGCACTCGCGCTCGCCGTACCGCGCGACGAGATCCGTTGGCGCCCGTCGATGCGGACGAGGGGATTGCTCGCACTGCCTGTCACCTATGGGAAGAGCGGAAAAACTGAACGCCCCGGTCCGTAG
- a CDS encoding helix-turn-helix domain-containing protein: MPIVVRIDVELAKRKMSVGDFAERVGLTPANVAVLKNGRAKAVRFSTLEAMCRVLECQPGDLLEWVDED; encoded by the coding sequence ATGCCCATCGTGGTCCGGATCGATGTCGAGCTGGCCAAGCGCAAGATGAGTGTGGGCGACTTCGCCGAGCGGGTCGGCCTCACGCCGGCGAACGTGGCGGTGCTGAAGAACGGCCGGGCCAAAGCCGTTCGATTCAGCACTTTGGAGGCGATGTGCCGCGTGCTCGAGTGCCAGCCCGGCGACCTACTCGAGTGGGTCGACGAGGACTAG
- a CDS encoding substrate-binding domain-containing protein → MKRSSIVASALVCAGALALSACTTTKTSGPGSASDTADSGPVKIGLVTKTESNPYFVKLRESAKAAAEAKGATLIALAGKFDGDNEGQVTAIQNLVQQGVKGILITPSNSAGVIGAVKQAESQGVLVIALDTATVPADAVSATYATDNEQAGRLLGAYVKARLGSTPPQLLMMDLDPSASVGIARHNGFLEGMGLPLKTPAVIGSALTQGDQTKAQQAMENLLQRAGSQVNAVYNINEPAARGAYQALKERALTGKVLVGAIDGGCQGVQDVKNGLFVATVMQFPKKMSEDGVTAVIDYAKTGKKPSGFVDTGATLITDKPVAGQESKDTTWGAQNCWG, encoded by the coding sequence ATGAAACGGTCCAGCATCGTGGCGTCGGCGCTCGTCTGCGCCGGAGCGCTCGCGCTGAGCGCCTGTACGACGACCAAGACCTCGGGGCCCGGGTCGGCGTCGGATACCGCTGACAGCGGTCCGGTGAAGATCGGCCTGGTCACCAAGACCGAGTCCAACCCGTACTTCGTGAAGTTGCGCGAGTCGGCGAAGGCCGCGGCCGAGGCCAAGGGCGCGACCCTGATCGCGCTGGCCGGGAAGTTCGACGGCGACAACGAGGGTCAGGTCACCGCCATCCAGAACCTCGTACAGCAAGGCGTCAAGGGCATCCTGATCACCCCGAGCAACTCCGCCGGTGTGATCGGTGCGGTCAAGCAGGCGGAGTCGCAGGGTGTACTGGTGATCGCCCTCGACACCGCGACCGTGCCCGCCGACGCCGTCTCCGCGACGTATGCGACCGACAACGAGCAGGCCGGCCGGCTGCTCGGCGCGTACGTGAAGGCGCGCCTCGGATCCACTCCGCCGCAGCTGCTGATGATGGACCTCGACCCGAGCGCGTCGGTCGGTATCGCCCGGCACAACGGTTTCCTCGAGGGCATGGGTCTGCCGCTGAAGACGCCGGCCGTGATCGGCAGTGCGCTGACCCAGGGCGACCAGACCAAGGCCCAGCAGGCGATGGAGAACCTCTTGCAGCGTGCCGGTAGCCAGGTCAACGCCGTCTACAACATCAACGAGCCGGCCGCGCGTGGTGCGTACCAGGCCCTGAAGGAGCGCGCTCTGACCGGCAAGGTGCTGGTCGGCGCGATCGACGGTGGCTGCCAGGGTGTGCAGGACGTCAAGAACGGGTTGTTCGTCGCGACCGTGATGCAGTTCCCGAAGAAGATGTCCGAGGACGGCGTCACCGCGGTGATCGACTACGCCAAGACGGGCAAGAAGCCGTCCGGATTCGTCGACACCGGCGCCACCTTGATCACCGACAAGCCGGTCGCCGGGCAGGAGTCGAAGGACACCACCTGGGGCGCGCAGAACTGCTGGGGCTGA
- a CDS encoding LacI family DNA-binding transcriptional regulator, whose translation MTDPRRRARLADVAGLAGVSITTVSHVVNGTRYVAPATRERVREALASLDYAPPAPVTAKSSGRAIGLAITGASNPYFGDLIAGVESEASRAGFALLLCDTHDDSALEANAVTTLLSHNVEAVILAPTAGWEAATLPALRKHQTPFVLVDRMSDVRCDQVGTENESVSFALVDHLIETGHRRIGMLAGLAGLSTTSERINGYARALEHSGIPRDDRLVVSAQSTVDGGRAGVRSLLRQPVPPTAIFSANNAMTIGALLALKETGLRIPADLALVTFDDFEWASAISPALTAVAQPFHAMGARAVQLLLRRLADPFAPRRTERLPAEIEHRESCGCRSAGSTHPEAATR comes from the coding sequence ATGACCGATCCACGCCGGCGAGCTCGGCTGGCCGATGTGGCCGGCCTCGCAGGCGTGTCCATCACCACCGTTTCGCATGTCGTCAACGGCACCCGGTACGTCGCACCCGCGACGCGTGAGCGGGTCCGGGAGGCGCTCGCGTCGCTGGATTACGCACCACCCGCGCCGGTCACCGCGAAGTCGTCCGGCCGGGCCATCGGGCTCGCCATCACCGGCGCCTCCAACCCGTACTTCGGCGATCTGATCGCGGGCGTCGAGTCCGAGGCGAGCCGGGCCGGGTTCGCGTTGTTGCTCTGCGACACCCACGACGATTCCGCGCTCGAGGCGAACGCGGTCACCACGCTGCTCTCGCACAACGTGGAGGCGGTCATCCTCGCGCCGACGGCCGGCTGGGAGGCGGCGACCTTGCCGGCCTTGCGGAAACACCAGACGCCGTTCGTGCTGGTCGACCGGATGAGCGATGTGCGGTGCGACCAAGTCGGTACGGAGAACGAGTCCGTCTCCTTCGCCCTGGTCGACCATCTGATCGAGACGGGCCATCGCCGGATCGGCATGCTCGCGGGTCTGGCCGGTCTGTCGACCACCAGCGAACGCATCAACGGGTATGCCCGGGCGCTGGAGCATTCGGGGATTCCCCGCGATGACCGGCTGGTCGTCTCGGCGCAGTCCACGGTCGACGGCGGCCGGGCCGGCGTGCGATCGCTGCTGCGGCAACCGGTCCCACCGACCGCGATCTTCAGCGCGAACAACGCGATGACGATCGGCGCGTTGCTCGCGCTCAAGGAGACGGGCCTGCGGATTCCGGCGGACCTCGCGCTGGTCACGTTCGACGACTTCGAGTGGGCGTCGGCGATCTCGCCCGCGCTCACCGCGGTGGCCCAGCCGTTCCACGCGATGGGCGCGCGGGCGGTGCAGTTGCTGCTCCGGCGACTGGCCGATCCGTTCGCGCCGCGCCGTACTGAGAGACTGCCTGCCGAGATCGAGCACCGCGAAAGCTGCGGCTGCCGATCGGCCGGATCAACCCATCCCGAGGCGGCTACCCGTTGA
- a CDS encoding nucleoside/nucleotide kinase family protein, which produces MTLRLDLSTAFPRAVGLTRGRAILGITGSPGAGKSTYAEELVRDLTILGHKVALVPMDGFHLSQAALDERGLGPVKGAPQTFDASGYVALLRRLRDPDDSVVWAPRFDRGLEDPIAASIPIGPDVTLVVTEGNYLLYEKGPWATVRPLLDECWYVDLDEAERHRRLEARHRRFGRTPEQAHERTMGSDETNARLIAATASRADAVLQVGDQTRMPLANASLNTTDSSPS; this is translated from the coding sequence ATGACCTTGCGACTCGACCTGTCCACGGCGTTTCCGCGGGCGGTCGGACTGACCCGCGGCCGGGCGATTCTCGGCATCACCGGATCACCCGGCGCCGGCAAATCGACGTACGCCGAGGAGCTGGTGCGCGACCTGACCATCCTCGGGCACAAGGTGGCACTGGTGCCGATGGACGGGTTCCACCTGTCGCAGGCCGCCTTGGACGAGCGCGGTCTCGGGCCGGTCAAGGGCGCGCCGCAGACCTTCGACGCCAGTGGGTACGTCGCTCTGCTGCGGCGCCTGCGCGATCCGGACGACTCGGTGGTGTGGGCGCCACGGTTCGACCGGGGGCTGGAGGATCCGATCGCGGCGAGTATCCCGATCGGGCCCGACGTGACGCTGGTGGTGACCGAAGGGAACTACCTGCTGTACGAAAAGGGGCCCTGGGCAACGGTTCGGCCCTTGCTCGACGAGTGCTGGTATGTCGATCTCGACGAGGCCGAACGCCATCGACGGCTCGAGGCCAGACATCGCCGATTCGGCCGTACGCCGGAGCAGGCGCACGAGCGGACGATGGGCAGCGACGAGACGAACGCCCGCCTCATCGCCGCGACGGCCTCGCGCGCGGACGCCGTACTCCAGGTCGGTGATCAGACGCGCATGCCCTTGGCGAACGCCTCGCTGAACACCACGGACTCGTCGCCTTCGTAG
- a CDS encoding ATP-binding cassette domain-containing protein produces MIVVTEGLRKAYGSTVVLEGLDLEVAEGSVLALLGPNGAGKTTTVRILTTLTRADGGRAEVAGFDVHREPAKVRGVISLTGQFAAVDDQQTGRENLIMVGQLMHVGRAAARRRALDLLERFDLTDAMDRRVATYSGGMQRRLDLAMSLVAQPRVIFLDEPTTGLDPVSRTTMWDAIRDLIRAGTTIVLTTQYLEEADRLADRIVLLDHGRIVAAGTADALKAQVGGERLTLHFQEPEQLEKAALIRPDAQRLADLELGLATDGTAAELHQILGEFVAAGIEVDRVSAHRPTLDDVFFSMTSKAKVSA; encoded by the coding sequence ATGATCGTCGTGACAGAAGGGCTCCGGAAGGCCTACGGATCAACCGTGGTGCTGGAAGGACTGGATCTCGAGGTGGCCGAAGGTTCGGTGCTGGCGCTGCTCGGGCCGAATGGCGCGGGCAAGACCACCACCGTGCGGATCCTGACCACACTCACCCGCGCGGACGGTGGCCGCGCCGAAGTCGCCGGGTTCGACGTACACCGGGAGCCCGCCAAGGTCCGCGGGGTGATCAGTCTGACCGGGCAGTTCGCGGCGGTCGACGACCAGCAGACCGGCCGGGAGAACCTGATCATGGTCGGCCAGCTGATGCACGTCGGCCGGGCCGCCGCCCGTCGGCGCGCGCTCGACCTGCTGGAACGGTTCGACCTGACCGACGCGATGGACCGCCGCGTCGCGACGTACTCCGGAGGTATGCAACGGCGGCTCGATCTGGCCATGAGCCTGGTCGCGCAGCCGCGGGTGATATTCCTGGACGAACCGACGACGGGCCTCGATCCGGTCAGCCGTACGACGATGTGGGACGCCATCCGGGATCTCATCCGGGCCGGTACGACCATCGTGCTCACCACGCAATACCTGGAGGAGGCCGACCGCCTCGCGGACCGGATCGTGCTGCTCGACCACGGCCGGATCGTGGCCGCCGGCACCGCCGACGCGCTCAAGGCCCAGGTCGGTGGCGAGCGATTGACCTTGCATTTCCAGGAGCCGGAACAACTCGAGAAGGCCGCGCTGATCCGGCCGGACGCTCAGCGCCTGGCCGACCTCGAACTCGGCCTGGCTACGGACGGTACGGCGGCGGAGTTGCACCAGATCCTCGGCGAATTCGTTGCCGCTGGCATCGAAGTCGATCGGGTCTCGGCCCATCGCCCCACCCTCGACGACGTCTTCTTCAGCATGACCAGCAAAGCGAAGGTAAGCGCATGA
- a CDS encoding ATP-binding cassette domain-containing protein translates to MSTVLSARGLVKRYGFVTALDGSDFDLEAGEVLAVVGDNGAGKSTLIKALTGALIPDAGTIQLDGQEIHFHSPLDARKAGIETVYQTLAVAPALDIATNLFLGREIRREGLFGMLRVLDKKAMRTEARNQLDSLGIATIQDITQTVETLSGGQRQAVAVARAAMFGSKVVIMDEPTAALGVRETAQVLELIKRISNRGLPVVLISHDMPAVFEVADRIHVHRLGKRTGIVKPGDVSMSDVVSFITGATPIPV, encoded by the coding sequence ATGAGCACGGTTCTGAGCGCGCGCGGTCTGGTCAAGCGGTACGGATTCGTCACCGCGCTGGACGGATCCGACTTCGACCTCGAAGCGGGCGAGGTGCTCGCGGTCGTCGGGGACAACGGCGCCGGCAAGTCGACCCTGATCAAGGCGTTGACCGGCGCGCTGATCCCGGACGCGGGCACGATCCAGCTCGACGGCCAGGAGATCCACTTCCATTCGCCGCTGGACGCGCGGAAGGCCGGGATCGAGACCGTCTACCAAACGCTGGCGGTCGCGCCGGCCCTCGATATCGCGACCAACCTGTTCCTCGGCCGGGAGATCCGCCGCGAGGGCCTGTTCGGGATGTTGCGGGTGCTGGACAAGAAGGCGATGCGGACCGAGGCGCGCAACCAGCTCGACTCGCTCGGTATCGCCACCATCCAGGACATCACCCAGACGGTCGAGACGTTGTCCGGTGGTCAGCGCCAGGCGGTCGCCGTCGCGCGGGCAGCCATGTTCGGCAGCAAGGTCGTGATCATGGACGAGCCGACCGCGGCCCTGGGCGTGCGCGAGACGGCGCAGGTGCTGGAGTTGATCAAGCGGATCAGCAATCGCGGCCTGCCGGTGGTCCTGATCAGCCACGACATGCCCGCCGTGTTCGAGGTGGCTGACCGGATCCACGTGCACCGCCTCGGCAAGCGCACCGGCATCGTCAAACCCGGCGACGTCTCGATGAGCGACGTCGTCTCCTTCATCACCGGCGCCACCCCGATCCCCGTTTGA
- a CDS encoding TetR/AcrR family transcriptional regulator has translation MTDEAGMLPQAELLWGLRDGPRRGPKPSLTIEDITRAAIAIADAEGLAAVSMARVAADLGNSTMALYRYVKSKDELLALMSDAALELPPEPPPGQEWREGLTQWAHNVLTAIYRHPWYARLPITAPPIGPHNLAWFDKALGALGDTGLSEPDKVGVVMGLLTHVHGEIRLGLELAQGFAENPEAFSSQYGQVLARVVDPRKMPALYAVIAAGVFEDEVLYDEEEQAAEFAFSLSLYLDGVEAFIARRTS, from the coding sequence ATGACTGACGAAGCGGGCATGCTGCCGCAGGCCGAACTCCTGTGGGGGCTGCGCGATGGGCCGAGGCGTGGGCCGAAGCCGTCCTTGACCATCGAGGACATCACCCGGGCCGCGATCGCGATCGCCGATGCCGAAGGCCTGGCCGCGGTGTCGATGGCCCGGGTGGCGGCGGACCTCGGCAACTCGACGATGGCGCTCTACCGATACGTGAAGAGCAAGGACGAACTGCTCGCGCTGATGTCCGACGCAGCCCTGGAGCTACCGCCCGAGCCACCGCCCGGCCAGGAATGGCGCGAAGGCCTGACCCAATGGGCGCACAACGTGCTGACCGCCATCTACCGACACCCCTGGTATGCCCGGCTCCCGATCACCGCGCCGCCGATCGGCCCGCACAACCTCGCGTGGTTCGACAAGGCACTGGGCGCGCTCGGTGACACGGGTCTGAGCGAGCCGGACAAGGTCGGCGTTGTGATGGGACTGCTGACCCACGTGCACGGCGAGATCCGGCTCGGCCTCGAGCTCGCGCAGGGGTTCGCGGAGAATCCCGAGGCCTTCAGCTCTCAGTACGGCCAGGTCCTCGCACGCGTGGTCGATCCACGGAAGATGCCGGCCTTGTATGCGGTGATCGCGGCCGGCGTCTTCGAAGACGAGGTGCTGTACGACGAGGAGGAGCAGGCGGCCGAATTCGCCTTCAGCCTGAGCCTCTACCTCGACGGAGTGGAAGCCTTCATCGCCCGCCGCACGTCTTAG
- a CDS encoding DUF2975 domain-containing protein — MLTVHRVVLPLRVFLVVLFGVLVMLQTFSLPGQFAHMAEESPDMAYLRWPATAVSVFWVLCAQVVVVSTWKLLSLVKSNRIFSDVSMKWVDAIVWAITAAWVVLLGVFLYVGFNASDPGLPLLLFLWLVGVAVIGLLIVVLRALLRQATTLQTDMEAVI; from the coding sequence ATGCTTACCGTGCATCGAGTGGTGCTGCCGCTCCGCGTTTTCCTGGTCGTGCTGTTCGGGGTGCTGGTCATGCTCCAGACCTTCTCGCTCCCCGGGCAGTTCGCCCACATGGCCGAGGAGTCGCCGGACATGGCTTACCTCAGGTGGCCGGCGACTGCCGTGTCCGTGTTCTGGGTGCTGTGCGCTCAGGTGGTGGTCGTGTCCACCTGGAAGTTGCTCTCGCTGGTCAAGAGCAACCGGATCTTCAGCGACGTGTCGATGAAGTGGGTGGACGCGATCGTGTGGGCGATCACCGCAGCCTGGGTGGTGCTGCTGGGCGTCTTTCTCTATGTCGGCTTCAACGCGTCGGATCCCGGGCTGCCGCTCTTGCTGTTCTTGTGGTTGGTCGGTGTCGCCGTGATCGGTCTCTTGATCGTGGTGCTGCGCGCCTTGCTGCGCCAGGCCACGACCCTGCAGACCGACATGGAAGCGGTGATCTGA